One genomic window of Sulfurovum lithotrophicum includes the following:
- a CDS encoding type I glyceraldehyde-3-phosphate dehydrogenase produces MKKDQKIRIFINGFGRIGRSAARILLEDDSFELVGINDLYNYEQMAYLLKYDSLYGTLKHTVSLNNGTLLIDGSPVKLFCERDPARMDLHSLNVDVVLQCSGMFLTTHSNLPLIGNGAKRVIVSAPMTDDTPTYIFGVNHREYRQESIISNSSCSANAIVPLFKIIDGHFGIDAAMMSMYHSYTAYQNLLDGKHYSKDIRRTRSATQNIIPLLSSAAEATGYFFPHLKGRMYAKSIRVPIPGTTLYALDIRIKKETTVEEVNEILLQEAETAYSYILDATAFPRSSEEYVQNPYSAVVNLPFTAIVGDDLLRISAWQDNEYGYAKRLVDIAKHLGYSDASVAQ; encoded by the coding sequence ATGAAAAAAGATCAAAAGATACGCATCTTCATTAACGGGTTCGGACGTATAGGCAGAAGTGCAGCACGTATTCTGCTTGAAGATGACAGTTTTGAACTGGTCGGTATCAATGATCTTTACAATTATGAACAGATGGCCTATCTTTTAAAGTATGATTCCCTTTACGGTACATTGAAGCATACTGTCAGCCTGAATAACGGAACACTTCTTATCGATGGGTCTCCCGTGAAGCTTTTTTGCGAGAGAGACCCTGCGAGAATGGATCTTCACTCTTTGAATGTGGATGTTGTTCTGCAGTGCAGCGGTATGTTTCTGACAACACACTCCAATCTGCCATTGATCGGGAACGGAGCCAAAAGGGTGATCGTCTCTGCACCCATGACGGATGATACCCCGACCTATATATTCGGTGTGAACCATCGGGAGTACAGGCAGGAGTCCATCATCTCCAACTCCAGTTGTTCGGCCAATGCCATTGTCCCCCTTTTTAAGATCATAGACGGTCATTTTGGGATCGATGCTGCAATGATGAGTATGTACCACAGTTATACGGCATATCAGAATCTGCTTGACGGAAAACACTATTCCAAAGATATACGCAGGACCCGTTCGGCTACACAGAATATCATTCCTCTCCTCAGCAGTGCTGCCGAGGCCACCGGGTACTTTTTTCCGCATCTAAAGGGTCGAATGTATGCAAAAAGCATTCGTGTGCCCATCCCCGGTACCACGCTGTATGCGTTGGATATCAGGATCAAAAAAGAGACGACTGTCGAAGAGGTAAATGAGATACTTTTGCAGGAGGCAGAAACAGCGTATTCCTATATACTGGACGCAACGGCATTTCCCCGATCTTCCGAGGAATATGTACAAAACCCCTACAGTGCTGTAGTGAACCTCCCCTTTACTGCTATTGTGGGAGATGATCTTCTCAGGATCTCCGCCTGGCAGGATAATGAGTATGGCTATGCCAAAAGACTGGTAGATATAGCAAAGCATCTTGGTTATTCAGATGCTTCTGTAGCACAATAG
- a CDS encoding ribonucleotide-diphosphate reductase subunit beta, translated as MDVKHYYNPQGEEILDEKIYGGSPTGFVDFNRSKYRWDSNIYDLMNANTWFPSEVNTSTEKKNFEALTDNEQSIYKMTFAQLSFNDSAQEEYLSDFRRLANNRLVKSVISLQIMQEVNHSKSYAVLLDACGNSEEVFNLYKYDAALNKKNLQVAEQFAKYIDGGSADKMLLSAMASVNLEGIYFLLGFSYIYLLGDKVPGARDMIKFIARDELNTHLPLFANIFKTIQKENNIATSTIDAAYKMIEDAVKIELEYGHYLLDQFPIMGITHELMEQTVYNYANDRLKKIGLDPIFDESATTYLQKLVTKHLEMNEVKSNFFESNVSNYAKSSIDLNDF; from the coding sequence ATGGATGTCAAGCACTACTACAACCCGCAGGGTGAAGAGATACTCGATGAGAAGATCTATGGCGGCTCCCCGACGGGTTTCGTCGACTTCAACCGTTCCAAATACCGATGGGACAGCAATATTTATGATCTGATGAATGCCAATACCTGGTTTCCTTCCGAAGTCAATACCAGTACGGAAAAGAAAAATTTCGAAGCGCTTACGGATAATGAGCAGTCCATCTACAAAATGACCTTTGCACAGCTGAGTTTCAACGACTCCGCACAGGAGGAGTACCTCAGTGACTTCAGACGGCTGGCGAACAACCGTCTGGTCAAATCGGTCATCTCGCTGCAGATCATGCAGGAAGTCAACCACTCCAAATCCTATGCGGTACTGCTCGATGCCTGCGGGAACTCCGAAGAAGTCTTCAACCTTTACAAGTATGACGCCGCACTCAACAAAAAGAACCTGCAGGTCGCCGAACAGTTCGCCAAATATATCGACGGGGGTTCCGCGGACAAGATGCTACTCTCTGCTATGGCAAGCGTGAACCTCGAGGGGATCTACTTCCTGCTCGGTTTCTCCTACATCTACCTGCTGGGGGACAAAGTACCCGGTGCACGGGATATGATCAAATTCATCGCAAGAGACGAGCTCAACACCCACCTACCGCTCTTTGCAAATATCTTCAAGACCATCCAGAAAGAGAACAATATCGCAACATCCACCATCGATGCAGCCTATAAGATGATAGAAGATGCCGTCAAGATCGAACTGGAGTACGGGCACTATCTTCTTGACCAGTTCCCTATTATGGGGATAACGCATGAGTTGATGGAGCAGACTGTTTACAATTATGCCAACGACCGCCTCAAAAAAATCGGACTCGATCCCATTTTTGACGAGAGTGCAACGACCTATCTTCAGAAACTGGTCACCAAACACCTGGAGATGAACGAAGTCAAAAGTAACTTCTTCGAGAGCAACGTCTCCAACTATGCCAAATCAAGCATCGACCTCAATGACTTCTAA
- a CDS encoding glycosyl transferase → MPNQASTSMTSKEFLPYLKCVGTGPKRNRDLSKEEMKTVIQAFLKKEVIPEQIAAFMLGWRVKGESIDEFAGAIEVFDEFIKHDPLPNSIEFGYPYDGKVKNPYLLPLTAQYLQKFNVILSLHGGLLQPAKGGITLKEICDNVTLPANVRFYDRKDYFPELYEFSDIRAKLGLRSSFNTIEKLLGISQSNTAIIGAFHKPFIEKYIALYKDRYKKLIIIKGNEGTPEIFSKCSITIVENDEVTEMKVDPGAFGIAYSKSREPITLERSLELIQNPGDELIKLARLNAAVILFLAGKINTIEEGMLELKSQIRL, encoded by the coding sequence ATGCCAAATCAAGCATCGACCTCAATGACTTCTAAAGAGTTCCTCCCTTATCTTAAGTGTGTCGGCACCGGTCCCAAACGCAACCGTGATCTCAGCAAAGAGGAGATGAAAACCGTTATACAGGCTTTCCTGAAAAAAGAAGTTATCCCTGAACAGATCGCAGCATTCATGCTGGGCTGGAGGGTCAAAGGTGAGAGCATCGATGAATTTGCCGGGGCCATAGAGGTCTTCGACGAGTTCATTAAACATGACCCCCTTCCCAACTCCATCGAGTTCGGCTACCCTTATGACGGGAAAGTAAAGAATCCCTACCTGCTTCCATTGACAGCACAGTATCTGCAAAAGTTCAATGTGATTCTCTCTCTGCACGGCGGACTGCTTCAGCCAGCCAAAGGCGGCATCACGCTCAAAGAGATATGTGACAATGTCACCCTGCCCGCCAATGTCCGTTTCTACGACAGAAAAGACTATTTTCCGGAACTCTACGAATTTAGTGATATCAGGGCAAAACTGGGGTTAAGAAGCTCTTTCAATACCATCGAAAAACTGCTGGGTATCTCCCAAAGCAATACGGCCATCATCGGTGCCTTCCACAAACCCTTCATCGAAAAGTATATCGCACTTTATAAAGACCGTTACAAGAAACTGATCATCATCAAAGGGAATGAAGGTACACCGGAGATCTTCAGCAAGTGCAGCATCACCATTGTGGAGAATGATGAAGTGACAGAAATGAAAGTCGATCCCGGAGCATTCGGCATTGCCTATTCAAAATCCAGAGAACCGATCACCCTCGAGAGATCTCTTGAACTCATACAGAACCCGGGTGACGAACTGATAAAACTGGCGAGGCTCAATGCCGCTGTCATTTTGTTTTTAGCTGGAAAGATAAACACAATTGAAGAGGGTATGCTGGAACTGAAAAGCCAGATCAGGCTATAG
- a CDS encoding thioredoxin family protein: MLSKQPVVSLLFLLFPLIVSADFVHWLGAYDTAHQKALKEQKSLLVLVVKQNSALSDKIIQTAFMNKPYVDTINEKMVAVIVIYEGNKSYPVEMYYTTVFPTLFFVDSEKELFWREPLYGEEITPDLLEKTVGCVSTHL, translated from the coding sequence GTGTTGTCAAAACAGCCTGTCGTATCTCTGCTCTTTTTACTCTTCCCGCTTATTGTTTCGGCCGATTTCGTACATTGGCTGGGAGCGTATGACACGGCACACCAAAAAGCACTGAAAGAGCAAAAATCTCTTCTTGTTCTCGTAGTTAAACAAAACTCGGCACTCTCCGACAAAATTATTCAAACTGCTTTTATGAACAAGCCTTATGTCGATACGATCAATGAGAAGATGGTTGCAGTTATTGTAATCTATGAAGGAAACAAGAGCTACCCTGTAGAGATGTATTATACGACTGTATTTCCGACACTGTTCTTTGTTGACAGTGAGAAGGAACTTTTTTGGAGAGAACCGCTTTATGGAGAAGAGATAACGCCTGATCTACTGGAGAAAACCGTAGGGTGCGTAAGCACGCACCTATAG